In a genomic window of Bacillus rossius redtenbacheri isolate Brsri chromosome 4 unlocalized genomic scaffold, Brsri_v3 Brsri_v3_scf4_2, whole genome shotgun sequence:
- the LOC134541858 gene encoding probable RNA-binding protein 46 — translation MDAEGHASSTLLELMRRTGYAFQQKNGQRIFGPPSTWTAGPPPRGCEVFVAKLPRYLFEDELFPLFSRAGTVYQMRLMVDFSGSNRGFGFVQFSRPEEARAAIALLDNHEVRPGRFIGVIRSIDNRRVYVGNLPKEMSKAQLADFFRGEVEGVVDVIVYQSVVKKPLNRGFVFLEFATHTDAAIARRKLKLICMEPGKQMIVDWAIPLPEVPDHVMREVRPVAVAPDRIAAFETCS, via the exons ATGGATGCCG AGGGCCACGCGAGCAGCACGCTGCTGGAGCTGATGAGGCGGACGGGCTACGCCTTCCAGCAGAAGAATGGCCAGCGCATCTTCGGCCCGCCCAGCACCTGGACGGCGGGTCCCCCCCCGAGGGGCTGCGAGGTGTTCGTGGCCAAGCTGCCGCGGTACTTGTTCGAGGACGAGCTGTTCCCGCTGTTCAGCCGCGCGGGCACGGTGTACCAGATGCGGCTGATGGTGGACTTCTCCGGGTCGAACCGCGGGTTCGGCTTCGTCCAGTTCTCCCGGCCCGAGGAGGCGCGCGCCGCCATAGCGCTGCTCGACAACCACGAGGTGAGGCCGGGCAGGTTCATCGGCGTCATCAGGTCCATCGACAACCGCCGCGTGTACGTGGGCAACCTGCCCAAGGAGATGTCCAAGGCCCAGCTGGCGGACTTCTTCCGAGGGGAGGTGGAAGGGGTGGTTGACGTGATCGTGTACCAGTCCGTGGTGAAGAAGCCCTTGAACAGGGGCTTCGTGTTCCTGGAGTTCGCGACCCACACCGACGCGGCGATCGCGCGCAGGAAGCTCAAGCTCATCTGCATGGAGCCGGGCAAGCAGATGATAGTGGACTGGGCCATCCCGCTCCCGGAGGTTCCGGACCACGTCATGAGAGAGGTGAGGCCTGTCGCGGTTGCACCCGACCGCATCGCCGCGTTCGAGACGTGTTCAtag